gattatttttttgtattagtTTCTCAgcctttattttccctttggtTGCATTATCCTTTGTACTGAGAATAAGTGCAAGTCTCACCTCAACATATTGCAAGAATCCTGGCATAACTGATGGAATTGTTTTTCTACTTAATACGtttctgactttttcttttcctaaaagcTATTTATACACCATGTTGCATTTCTTCATGTAAGTACATTGAATTtataaacagcattttgaaataaaattatatagaTTAAATATACTGATATCATTGTGTCTCTTGTTAGATAAGCATACTGCTGAAACCAACACATTTGCCACCATTACCGAGTTATGTTCTCAGTCTTTCTGCATTTCCATTTAATTACACATCTAAGAGATTTTATATGTCTGAAGGAATAGTGATTGCAATGGGAACTGTCACAAAATACACTCAAGGAGCAAGATTTCTTTGCACCGGGGAAACCTGTCCATTCTCTGAAGGTAATAGTAGAAGAAATTAATACTATTTCATAGAACTGTAgtatcaccaaggttggaaaagacctccaagatcatccagtccaaccatccacctgccaccaatatttccccactaaaccacatccctcagtacaacatctaaatgtttcttaaacacctcagggacggtgactccaccacctccgtGGGCAGCCCGTTCAGTGCCTGAAGAGCTCTTTAATAATTTAGATAATTTGCCAGATTGAAAACCTATAGTGAGAGTCATTTTCTTACGTAGCCTTTATGAGCGCGTGCCTTTGTGAAGGCGCGTGTATACTGAGTGTATCTGTCCGGTGTCAGTCCCACACGGCACAGAATAGGGGCACTCCGCCGCTGCGAGTCAGGCCCTGCAGTCGTGGTGGGGAATGTGCGATGGGGGCACGGCGCCATCTGGCGGCCAATGTGCGAGAAACGCGCTTGTGAATTCGGAATTTCTCCGCCCAGTTTTTAGTTACTTCTGCGCTTAATGtgaaatgcagaatgaaaaCCGCGCTCTCATTATAAATGTTtactaaactttttttttttcttttctttttcagggtTTAGATACATAAGGGTGCATCTGCCCGGAGCTACAGAATCTGCCACAGTGAGAAATGACTTCGTGTGCAGTTTGTGTTCTTCACCACTGCAGGAAGATATGAAATTCAGAGTACTTGGTGGTAGGAACTGCGTAGTTTTATTTCTAGGTCTGTTATTCCCCTACTTCTGATACACAGTACATGAACAAAAATGGCTGTGGCCAATAGCAGTCAtcctggaatcatagaatggtttgggttggaagggacctttaagatcatgtaattccaacccccctgttttaggcaggaacacctccctctagaccaggttgctcaaagccccatccagcctggcctcttagagagaaggaaaagaaaaaaaagaaaaaagcttagTACTTGGTTTTCAGGACAACTAACCTTTTCCTTGCCTTTATTCTGAAAGATAAACAGGTCGTTGAAATGATTGATGCCAAAGTTCTTAATGCTTTAAAAGGATATTCCGACCATAAATCGCATTTTAGGATTCAGACTTTTACAGTTTTCTTGAGAGGTATGCTGAGTTTCAATTCTAAGACTTGCtaaaagtattttagaaatgaattgTGACAATTACCTGCATTTTCCTTACAGGTCCATTTCTTTGGATAAACTGATGACAGTCATCATAATTTATACTGAGGTTCtttctctaaaaaaaattagaggGGTGGGGGTTGTCACCTGCCTAATGCAGGCACAAATGATTGCAGAGAATAATATATAGCCAAACTGTGGTGTTCTCTTCTATGTTTTCATTTAAGCAAGATCCCCCTGGCCAGCTCAGCTGCATTACGTTCTAGTTGAagcttgttttttcctcctttctacTTCCTTTGGTCCTGCTGTTTTGCACCCATTTCACGTGTTTTTGACATCCTTCCTCAATCTAGCTGGCTTCCGGATTCAATCAGGATTTTTGGCTTCTACTACCACTGCTTTCCACTGGAAACATTAAATGATTTCTAATGTGAATACCCAACTAAATCACAATTCATCATCATATTTCCAATAATTTTATCTAAACCAAAAAACATTACGCTTTGATCTGATACCCAGTGTCTATGGAATCATACAGCTCATCTCTTGAAAACTCACAATAGCTCCAAGATCACGAGATACAACGGCAGCACTGCATATATTCTTATGTTGGTGTGATACTGTGAATTGTGCACGCACTGAAATTCTCCTGGCTTCAGTGAGCAGCGCAGTTAGACAGGATCTTACAGGCTGAGATTCACACTTGGTTGGACACAACTCTCACTTCTAACTAAACGTGACTTCTGAAGAAAGTGCACAGAACTACAGAGCTTCCCAAAGCTGTGTGTGTATCTTTTTGAAATCTTTGTCATTTGTCATGTTTAATGTGGTCacttttttgtgggttttttttcctgtcatgtTTATAGGACAGTAACTGGAACCACAAGCTTTGGAATATACTTGCAAACAGCtgtccattttcttttcagtgcagAACTAAGTgaatcattcattttctttatcagGAATTTACTTCTCCTCACCCTCTCTGCCTTCCTTACTTTTTGCACTACTTATTTTGAATGGTGTGCTTCATTTGATCCTACTCCACAACGGTAAACCTGGAATCCAACTGTTTTCAGCAACTAagtgtgaaaaatgaaaacagtttagAAAAGCTGACTGTGTCCTTAGCACTTTTTATTAGCTACAacatcttcaggtctcccccacgttttgtttttcatttccagatgAACTGGCCAATACAATGACAATAGGAAACCACTACAAGATCATAGGAATTCCAGCTTGTGTACAAAATGGCCCACAAGCTACAGCATTTATAGAAGTCAGTAGTGTACAGCTCTGTAAACCAAATGGTAAGGAAGTTCCATTTAGAATTGACTTAAAATTTTGAAAACCTTTTTTACTGCAAAATCTTGAGAACTTTTTGTTATCTAGAAGCCTGGACTGCAAAACCACTGTGGGACCTTCCTCTTACAGCCTGAAATGGTTCAGTCAGTCAGCTGAGAACGTCTCTTCCCCACTTCTCTTTCATGCACTGGGAAGTGACATGATTATTTACTGCAGTTCTTCAGCTTCCCTTTCCCAAATTCCCGTGTCACTTGTAAGCTACTTGGGAATCATACATAAAACTGACCCGATATTTtagtttcttattcctttcttATCCCATTGGTTTTAGTAGATTGTGTCTGCAGCCTTTAGAGTAGTAAAATTAATAGCTGTCAGCTGTTTACGTTCTGAATTTGTGTTTAATGCATAACTATCTTAGTTCTTTGTAAGCTTTTGTACAAAGACTCGAATGGCAATCTATTCTAATGTACCTGCACTGCTCTGTTAAGTGCTTGTTaatctctgttttgttttacttaggTCCTTCTTTCATCGGTGAAAATTTTAAGTATCTACTCTCACTGACCTCAAGTTCATGCTGGAGGTTTACAGCCACACTTGCCAATATCTTTGCTTCTCAAGTTGTTCCACCAGGCACTTACAATACTCTTAAACTGGCAATATTACTGAGTCTAGTACAGACGtgtgaaatagaaaatgcaGATTACCTCGATCTACTGATTGTGACAAGTGACACTCTAATAATTGATAGGTAAAGAGATTCCTtaactctttatttttattgttttcagatAGTAGGACTGGTCCTACATCAAAAGCAAGAATTGAGGCTTAAAAGGAATATACAGGGTTCTGACTTGCTAAAAAATAACCATGAAACATCTCTATTTCAAGTGATGAATGTAGGATTACTGCTAATAAATACCCCTAACAGTCTCATAATGATCTCAGTAGGCTTTTAAGACCGACACTGATTAGCAGAAGTCAAACTAAACctttttctaaaatcaaaacTAAGGTTGCCCCAAAAGCTGGTGATTATGAAAGTGAAgttctctgcttttcaaatCTTGTGTCACTTTAAGCCTTTCCATCACTAGCTTCCCAGCTACCTCAATTTTCAGTTAAGTCCTGGCTTGCCTGGGGCAGAATTACTTCAGAGAAGCTTACATGGTGCTATGCTATGCACATAATAAATATTCTGTTATCATTAACCTGTCTAAGTAGACATTACCTACATATTGGTATCAGTGTAACAGCCAATTTACCAGTGCTTACTGTTTAATCAATAATTTTATGCCGTTTCTTAGTATGAGAAGAAATCATGCTTTAACATCATAATATCATAAGGAGTCTTTGACTGTGGAACCAAGCAGTGCGTAACTGTGAGCCCAGGAATATAGTGTAGGGgagtaaaaaaaattcagcactctcctttctcaaaaagaaCTGGAGATGTAACCCAGGTGGCTGCAGCCTGGAAATTACCagcctcttcttttttccccagatggCCAAGAGAATTATGAATCCTCTGCCTTCCCCTAGAACAGGAATAGGCATTTATGGTATGGGGTTACATTTGGAGACTTCTTTGATTTCCTAGgtattttttctgttacaaGCCATGATTTGCCTCATGTTAAAGCCATCAGAATTACAGTCCTCCTGGGGCTTAGAGTTCTGTATTTCTATTGAAGCGTACTTCACACATTTAGCCTTGACAGTGGTTtaaatttgttgttgttaataGGCAGATCTTGATATATCTAACTATCACTACCAAGTGTTAAGAACAGTGTTAATTTAGAAAAACTGAACAATGTTTTGACAGCTTGTAACTGACAATTATTTAATCCTCTAGGCTTCTGAATTACAGCCTATGTCTCCTGCCTCGTGGCATACGACACCCATCCTCTAGTGAcatctttccttctgtgtccaaAGATAAGCATGGAACTGGAAGTGCTAGTATTCAAGcttgcagtgctctgctggCTCAGGGTGGTATCTGTTACATAGGAGACTTATCTTCATACAAAAAGGATAAACTTGAACTCCTGCAATCCGGTAATTTCACATCTACTAACAAATGAGGGGACAGAATGAAACAAACATGtaacaccacagctagatctGTTCCTCAGCTTACGGCCCTCAAATGCTTGGAAAATATCAGCTATTTTTAACAAGCCTGAAAGAAAGAGATCAAAAATGGCAAAATCCTATAAGCCTATAGAGGCAAAACAAGCATTAACATTAGGTGGAATGAGAAGTGTATTCGTCAGCTTGCAGGATTTGTGATCTAGCCTTTGAAGGATTGAGGCATTCAAACACTCAGTCCTCAAAACTGGTAGAGTGGAAGTGCCAAAACTTAAGACAAATTCAGTGAAATACAATAATGACTCTTCAGCTAGTGTGCTTGGAACTACAATTTTTTCAAACTACATCAATCACATAACTGATGTTTTTTGTCCTCTCCTAGTGCTAGAGAGCCGGACAACAACACTGTTCATTCCTGGGAAGAAGTatggagaagaggctgaccaaCAAATGACAATTTCAATTCAGACCAACTTCTGGTCTTATGTAGATGTGGGTTCTTCCCCAAAGAAACATACGGCAAGGGACAGCTTTTTAATTGGGCAGATGGTAAAGCAACTGACAATTATTTCTGGTTATTGTTATTTCAGCTTgggaaataatgaaaacaaacagcctAAGTGACTTTAAATCAAATATCTTCTAAAATGAGCTAGCTTTCCCCAAATaaatgccatttattttattcGCAATAGCTTTTGACAACTACTACTGAAACACAATTATGTTGCTTATATTATAGATAACTCATTAGCAACTCTTGCACCATCCAGCATACGAATACTGAATATTACAGACTGAAAAAATTGCAGTGTTTCTAATAGTCAAAATTCCAAAATaacctcattttcttctctttaggACTTGAGTTTGATTCCACCTAATCTTTTAGATGTTTTTGGGCTGTTGATATACAATGAATTTCCTTTGTGTCAGCTGTCTTTTCCTGTAGTGCATCATGTCTTGCAAAAAGCCATTAATCCTGAAGCCATGCTGTACAGAGTCTCACAGCAGTTCAGAACACAGGATTATGAAGAGGTAGTAACTATTACCTAATAATTTAGCAATGCATTATACTTGGAATAATATAGAATCAtatcctagaatggcctgggttgaaaaggaccacaatgatccTAGTTTCACAcaccccctgctatgtgcagggtcaccaaccatgagaccaggctgcccagagccacatccagcctggccttgaatgcctccagggatggggcatccacagcctcctcgggcaacctgttccattgcatcaccaccctctgtgtgaaaaacttcctcctaaataTCATACTGTTCCTGGAATCAGAAGGCTCTGTCCTGATACGCtgacagattattttaaaacctGTCAATATTCACCTCGTACCTCTGCCCCCTGCCATATTCCCACCAGCACTAAGAGGATCGTTGGGAAATTTACTTAGCTTCAGTTCTGTGAGAGCCAGCATAATAAATTCAGCATCACCTACCTTCTGAAAAGCATGCTGGGTCAACATTTCTATGAGAACAGCCCTCTAATACTTGCTTTTAACAAGAATAATTTACAGTCAGTCATAGAGCTTAGTGTGAAATACTACACCAGTTAGTACTGGACTAGTATTAGGTCTGGAGGCCCTGCTTgaggcagggggttggagcttcatgatccttgaggtcccttccaagccattCCGTGACTCTATAAAAAGTTAATATTTCATTCTAAAGAAACTGTCAGTATTTCTAATATGATTAACTTGCTATAGGGaacctgctaaagcaggttcatttcccttccaatcctgtAATTCTGTAACAGGTAATTCAGCCCAGTACCTAAAATCTACTCTTATGCACAGCTGAACAGTGACAAGCATTTTTACAAAAATTGATGGTGAAATACACTGTTCTACCTCTACTACTAAGCCAGTATGttaaaagatgtgaaaaaatgtttattatttattttccacagttaaatgtttaaaatttctACCTTCTCTCTAGTTTATTTTGTTCGCAAAGAATCTTCATGTCCAACTGGGTTCTGAAGCAGAAAACCTCATTCAGGGCTACTATCTTGCAAGTCGTAGAGTGAGGAGAGATTCTCTGCATGGATCAAATTTATCAGCATCTGCACTAAAAATCCTGTATGTCCAATGCTCATAGCAACACATCTCAGTTTCCAATAGAAACTGCTAGTCAGCTCAATTTATTAAGTAAAAATGTAGACGTTGTTTAAGTCTGGAAAGTTCAAGCATAAGGAGTATCTTAACATTAATTAATACCATCTTATAggattgattttaaaaaatgaactaTTTAAAGAACTTCCTTAGActcaatgtttcttttttcctcattaaagctgtctagaaaaataaaaatggggtTTACATTTTCATAGCTT
The DNA window shown above is from Meleagris gallopavo isolate NT-WF06-2002-E0010 breed Aviagen turkey brand Nicholas breeding stock chromosome 3, Turkey_5.1, whole genome shotgun sequence and carries:
- the MCMDC2 gene encoding minichromosome maintenance domain-containing protein 2 isoform X3 is translated as MHKEIQKMKEIILVYLDRSGGLEKFVHDCKKYNGIAHSVDILLTLVSIVKQTSVIFKAVFAPADSKQSYAVYRFVISINPSDVAELDATLGNYVLHKPMKAAGIFQSVCFIAIKTLSLIEQLQTEAQISILLKPTHLPPLPSYVLSLSAFPFNYTSKRFYMSEGIVIAMGTVTKYTQGARFLCTGETCPFSEGFRYIRVHLPGATESATVRNDFVCSLCSSPLQEDMKFRVLGDKQVVEMIDAKVLNALKGYSDHKSHFRIQTFTVFLRGPSFIGENFKYLLSLTSSSCWRFTATLANIFASQVVPPGTYNTLKLAILLSLVQTCEIENADYLDLLIVTSDTLIIDRLLNYSLCLLPRGIRHPSSSDIFPSVSKDKHGTGSASIQACSALLAQGGICYIGDLSSYKKDKLELLQSVLESRTTTLFIPGKKYGEEADQQMTISIQTNFWSYVDVGSSPKKHTARDSFLIGQMDLSLIPPNLLDVFGLLIYNEFPLCQLSFPVVHHVLQKAINPEAMLYRVSQQFRTQDYEEFILFAKNLHVQLGSEAENLIQGYYLASRRVRRDSLHGSNLSASALKILISLSKAHTKLSLRKKVLEEDALIAILLFESSLTLKHGKSALCIEPNAVFPFDLSDENSLQQRDIYLLQCHHQLLQFIGAYSPGTYVSTNEE
- the MCMDC2 gene encoding minichromosome maintenance domain-containing protein 2 isoform X1, with translation MHKEIQKMKEIILVYLDRSGGLEKFVHDCKKYNGIAHSVDILLTLVSIVKQTSVIFKAVFAPADSKQSYAVYRFVISINPSDVAELDATLGNYVLHKPMKAAGIFQSVCFIAIKTLSLIEQLQTEAQISILLKPTHLPPLPSYVLSLSAFPFNYTSKRFYMSEGIVIAMGTVTKYTQGARFLCTGETCPFSEGFRYIRVHLPGATESATVRNDFVCSLCSSPLQEDMKFRVLGDKQVVEMIDAKVLNALKGYSDHKSHFRIQTFTVFLRDELANTMTIGNHYKIIGIPACVQNGPQATAFIEVSSVQLCKPNGPSFIGENFKYLLSLTSSSCWRFTATLANIFASQVVPPGTYNTLKLAILLSLVQTCEIENADYLDLLIVTSDTLIIDRLLNYSLCLLPRGIRHPSSSDIFPSVSKDKHGTGSASIQACSALLAQGGICYIGDLSSYKKDKLELLQSVLESRTTTLFIPGKKYGEEADQQMTISIQTNFWSYVDVGSSPKKHTARDSFLIGQMDLSLIPPNLLDVFGLLIYNEFPLCQLSFPVVHHVLQKAINPEAMLYRVSQQFRTQDYEEFILFAKNLHVQLGSEAENLIQGYYLASRRVRRDSLHGSNLSASALKILISLSKAHTKLSLRKKVLEEDALIAILLFESSLTLKHGKSALCIEPNAVFPFDLSDENSLQQRDIYLLQCHHQLLQFIGAYSPGTYVSTNEE
- the MCMDC2 gene encoding minichromosome maintenance domain-containing protein 2 isoform X2 codes for the protein MHKEIQKMKEIILVYLDRSGGLEKFVHDCKKYNDSKQSYAVYRFVISINPSDVAELDATLGNYVLHKPMKAAGIFQSVCFIAIKTLSLIEQLQTEAQISILLKPTHLPPLPSYVLSLSAFPFNYTSKRFYMSEGIVIAMGTVTKYTQGARFLCTGETCPFSEGFRYIRVHLPGATESATVRNDFVCSLCSSPLQEDMKFRVLGDKQVVEMIDAKVLNALKGYSDHKSHFRIQTFTVFLRDELANTMTIGNHYKIIGIPACVQNGPQATAFIEVSSVQLCKPNGPSFIGENFKYLLSLTSSSCWRFTATLANIFASQVVPPGTYNTLKLAILLSLVQTCEIENADYLDLLIVTSDTLIIDRLLNYSLCLLPRGIRHPSSSDIFPSVSKDKHGTGSASIQACSALLAQGGICYIGDLSSYKKDKLELLQSVLESRTTTLFIPGKKYGEEADQQMTISIQTNFWSYVDVGSSPKKHTARDSFLIGQMDLSLIPPNLLDVFGLLIYNEFPLCQLSFPVVHHVLQKAINPEAMLYRVSQQFRTQDYEEFILFAKNLHVQLGSEAENLIQGYYLASRRVRRDSLHGSNLSASALKILISLSKAHTKLSLRKKVLEEDALIAILLFESSLTLKHGKSALCIEPNAVFPFDLSDENSLQQRDIYLLQCHHQLLQFIGAYSPGTYVSTNEE